The sequence TGAACTGAGTGCTTGTCCGTTCCAGTTTGACGACTATGAGCGGTTGGCTGGCGAACTGGACACCATCATCAACACATTACGACAAAGATAATCTTCAGCCGATGTGGATACCGTAGTTCTGTTTCACCTCGCTCATCACAAAGGTGCTCTCGATAGAGGCCAGGCTTTCTATCTCGCCCAGTTTGTTGAGCACGAACTCCTGGTATTGTTTCATGTCGCGCGCGCGTACCTTTAAAAGGTAGTCGTAGGCACCCGAGGTGTTGTAGCATTCGGTAACCTCAGGTATGCGCTGGATGCGACGAACAAATGAGTCGGCAATCTCGTGGTTAATATGCTTGAGTTTAACCTTGCAGAAAACCTGCAAGCCCTGACCCAATTTCTCGGGATCGAGAATAGCCACATACTTTTTAATATACCCCTGTCTTTCGAGTCGTTTCTGACGCTCAAAGACGGGGGTTGGTGTTAAATGAACGGCATCGGCCAGCTCTTTGGTGGTCAATTTGGCGTTTTTTTGCAGTGTTTTCAGTATCTGCAAGTCGGTTTCGTCTAATTCCATCGCTGTTTTACATTAAACATTAAGCATTAAACATTAAATATTCAGAAAGATATTCTGTTTGGGGGCTATGTGAAAGCCAGAATTAGAACTTTATTCTTTCTCGACTGCAAAATTAGGTATATTTTCTGAATTAAACAAGAAATTTGGTAGATTTTTCTAAACCTATTACCTTTGCACCCAGAAAGTTTAATCAAATAAAAAGAAAGGAATAAAGTTATGAGTACAAGTAAGAATTATCGTTTCGAGACTTTGCAACTGCATGTAGGCCAGGAACAGGCCGACCCCGCTACTGATGCACGTGCCGTGCCCATCTATCAGACCACAAGCTATGTGTTCCACAACTCAAAGCATGCTGCCGATCGTTTCGG is a genomic window of Xylanibacter ruminicola 23 containing:
- a CDS encoding Lrp/AsnC family transcriptional regulator; the encoded protein is MELDETDLQILKTLQKNAKLTTKELADAVHLTPTPVFERQKRLERQGYIKKYVAILDPEKLGQGLQVFCKVKLKHINHEIADSFVRRIQRIPEVTECYNTSGAYDYLLKVRARDMKQYQEFVLNKLGEIESLASIESTFVMSEVKQNYGIHIG